One part of the Diadema setosum chromosome 6, eeDiaSeto1, whole genome shotgun sequence genome encodes these proteins:
- the LOC140230012 gene encoding galactose-3-O-sulfotransferase 2-like — MAYLRGFLFLLGAGSLATLVLLFISRTGRPGDLLPAPVVQPGRPRQILQVDSATRRVEADTAYRSIENGAENAHLLDLSVDNNRSKGSSDVIAPSGNGQSPIKISQSDVSSIVRSGGVNLTSQSVATSGGESKAAVANVGGSLHSCTSPLKNLVFLKTHKTGSSTIQNIVYRYGDKHNLIFALPAYDVYMGTPNLFKAKYAKRSPTGKYNMLANHARYNRPEMSKVMYPGAVYITILRHPSLQYESMYTYYGFDHLFKVSLSTFANNPQTYYTRHQGPHPMHSALNPTLYDLGLSKTDLTREDAIRKKIETLDAEFDLVLIAEHTSESLILLKDRMCWDFEDVTHFTLNARTQSEVKTMSERTSGQLYKWNRGDALLYEHFNRTLWRKIDAYGRERMRQDVKTLEAMNQALMGKCLGGTKTEKFMKTVLTRHVLKDSALNDEQCIKMTLSAPKYLNNLRKKQASLFGR, encoded by the exons ATGGCGTACCTCCGCGGTTTTCTGTTCCTGCTCGGGGCGGGTTCTTTGGCAACGCTGGTTCTTCTTTTCATCAGCCGGACAGGACGGCCGGGAGACTTGCTTCCCGCGCCAGTGGTGCAGCCGGGAAGGCCCCGCCAAATTCT GCAAGTTGATTCTGCAACAAGGCGCGTGGAGGCGGATACTGCCTACAGGAGTATAGAGAACGGCGCCGAGAATGCACACCTGCTTGATCTTTCCGTCGACAACAACCGTTCTAAGGGCTCGTCCGACGTGATTGCGCCCTCTGGAAACGGACAAAGTCCAATAAAGATCTCGCAGTCAGATGTCTCGTCTATCGTGAGAAGCGGCGGTGTCAATCTCACCTCGCAGTCAGTGGCGACGAGTGGAGGAGAATCAAAAGCAGCTGTTGCCAACGTTGGGGGCTCCCTCCACAGCTGCACAAGCCCCCTGAAAAACCTCGTCTTTCTCAAGACACACAAGACGGGCAGCTCCACAATTCAAAACATTGTATACCGCTACGGTGATAAGCACAATTTGATATTTGCCCTACCAGCCTACGATGTGTACATGGGGACACCAAACTTATTCAAGGCAAAATATGCCAAGAGGTCGCCCACAGGCAAATACAACATGCTCGCCAATCATGCAAGATATAATAGACCAG aAATGTCCAAAGTCATGTACCCAGGGGCGGTCTACATCACCATCCTCCGACACCCTTCCCTACAGTATGAAAGCATGTACACGTACTACGGATTCGACCATCTATTCAAGGTCAGTTTGTCCACATTTGCCAATAACCCGCAGACTTATTACACCCGTCACCAGGGACCACACCCCATGCACAGTGCCCTGAATCCCACCCTGTATGACCTCGGGCTCAGCAAGACCGATCTCACTCGCGAGGACGCCATCCGCAAAAAGATCGAGACCCTGGATGCCGAGTTCGATCTGGTGCTGATCGCGGAGCACACCTCGGAGTCCCTGATCCTGCTGAAGGACCGCATGTGTTGGGATTTCGAGGATGTGACGCACTTCACGCTCAACGCGCGTACGCAGTCAGAGGTCAAGACGATGTCGGAGAGAACTTCGGGTCAGCTGTACAAGTGGAACCGCGGGGACGCCCTCCTATACGAGCATTTCAACAGGACTCTGTGGAGGAAGATCGACGCCTACGGAAGGGAGAGGATGCGGCAGGACGTAAAGACCCTGGAGGCAATGAATCAAGCCCTCATGGGCAAATGCCTTGGTGGGACCAAGACGGAGAAATTCATGAAGACCGTTCTCACCAGACACGTGTTGAAAGACAGCGCCCTCAACGATGAGCAGTGCATCAAGATGACGCTATCGGCTCCCAAGTATCTCAACAACTTGCGGAAAAAGCAAGCTTCGTTATTTGGGAGATGA